The following are from one region of the Nicotiana tabacum cultivar K326 chromosome 3, ASM71507v2, whole genome shotgun sequence genome:
- the LOC107821255 gene encoding protein STRUBBELIG-RECEPTOR FAMILY 3 isoform X1, translated as MMRGTYVTILLVFAIFAVQDCKGFTDPRDVFAINSLYTSLGYPLLPGWVPYGLDPCGDKWHGVLCVNSNVTAIVLNDSNLGGELSEGIGSFASIIQINLSNNHIGGSIPSNLPVTVKTLSLSGNQLTGSIPDTISSLGQLSDLSLNNNHLNGVIPDAFQQLKSLINMDLSGNSLSGQLPPSMGNLPSLITLHLQNNQLSGILDVLQDLALTDLNIENNLFSGPIPSKLLSIPTFRRAGNPFNTTIIPSPPVISPSPAPFAVLSPDVAPSQPFTVPSGQGLQHSGGQKSSNSTKHVKVIAIAGLLTLVILGLGVCLLMSRFLKRRRESQKETKRHHAYSSSKGSPKHDHSVQKPYYDAEKEAGLRPVTGNRKAQGNISMNTSEAVQHKGMKSTTSYTDDDLDSEMESTVSDILPPPPPPFLSALSAERMVVNPILPPITSVRHAMKNVNSAEFFTIASLQQYTNSFSQDNLIGGGMLGTVYRAESPKKLLAVKKLDTAVTRRQSDQEFVGMVSNISGLKHENIVKLVGYCSEHGQRLLVYEYCRYGTLHEALHLDDEIHRKLSWSTRVRIAHQAARALEYLHEVCHPPIVHQNFKSANVLLDDELAVRMSDCGLAPLMSSDSTTQLQGCGYGAPELELGSYSCQSDVYSFGVVMLELLTGRKSYDRSRPRGEQLLVRWAIPRLHDIDALSRMVDPSLNGSYPSKSLSRFADIISLCIQSEPEFRPPMSEIVQNLLHMI; from the exons ATGATGCGTGGAACTTATGTAACGATTTTGTTGGTATTTGCAATTTTTGCTGTTCAAGATTGCAAAGGGTTTACTGATCCTCGTGATG TTTTTGCTATAAATAGTTTGTATACAAGTCTGGGCTACCCATTGCTTCCTGGATGGGTGCCATATGGATTAGACCCTTGTGGTGATAAGTGGCATGGTGTGCTTTGTGTCAACTCCAATGTAACTGCAAT AGTACTAAATGATTCAAATTTGGGAGGTGAACTAAGTGAGGGCATAGGAAGCTTTGCTTCAATCATACAAAT AAATCTCAGCAACAACCATATTGGTGGCAGTATACCATCCAATTTGCCTGTTACCGTCAAGACCTT GTCTCTCTCTGGTAACCAGCTTACTGGGAGCATTCCAGACACCATATCCTCGTTAGGGCAATTATCAGACTT GTCGCTGAACAACAATCATCTTAATGGAGTTATTCCAGATGCCTTCCAGCAGCTTAAGAGTTTGATTAATAT GGACTTATCTGGGAACAGTTTAAGTGGTCAGCTGCCTCCTTCAATGGGGAATTTGCCGTCACTTATTACGTT ACACTTGCAGAACAATCAGCTTTCTGGGATCCTTGATGTTTTGCAAGATCTTGCTCTAACAGATTT AAACATAGAGAATAATTTGTTCTCTGGGCCTATACCATCAAAATTGTTGAGCATCCCCACCTTCAG ACGTGCAGGGAACCCCTTTAACACTACTATCATCCCTTCACCGCCCGTGATATCGCCTTCTCCAGCACCATTTGCAGTGCTTTCTCCAGATGTAGCCCCTTCACAGCCATTTACTGTACCATCAGGACAAGGATTACAACACTCTGGAGGGCAAAAGAGTAGTAATTCAACCAAACACGTCAAAGTTATTGCTATAGCCGGATTACTTACCCTCGTCATACTTGGATTGGGTGTTTGCCTTTTGATGTCTCGATtcttaaaaagaagaagagagtccCAAAAAGAAACCAAGAGGCATCATGCATATAGTTCATCCAAGGGGAGCCCTAAACACGATCATTCCGTGCAAAAACCTTATTATGATGCAGAAAAAG AAGCAGGTCTGAGGCCAGTGACTGGAAATAGGAAAGCTCAAGGGAACATCTCAATGAATACTTCAGAGGCTGTGCAACATAAAGGCATGAAGAGTACAACATCATATACAGACGATGATCTAGATTCGGAGATGGAATCGACGGTATCAGATATTCTTCCGCCACCGCCACCACCTTTTCTTTCAGCTCTTTCTGCTGAGAGGATGGTTGTAAATCCAATTTTGCCCCCAATTACATCTGTCAGACATGCTATGAAGAATGTAAATTCGGCAGAGTTCTTCACCATTGCCTCTCTTCAGCAGTATACAAATAGCTTTTCTCAAGATAATCTTATTGGAGGAGGCATGCTTGGCACAGTCTACAGAGCCGAGTCTCCCAAAAAA CTATTGGCAGTCAAGAAACTGGATACTGCTGTGACCAGGCGTCAAAGTGATCAAGAATTTGTTGGGATGGTGTCCAATATATCTGGACTTAAGCATGAAAACATTGTAAAACTTGTGGGTTACTGTTCGGAGCATGGGCAGCGGCTACTTGTGTATGAGTATTGTAGATATGGTACTCTCCACGAAGCATTGCACTTAGATGATGAGATCCACAGAAAACTTTCCTGGAGTACTCGTGTACGTATTGCACATCAAGCAGCAAGAGCACTAGA GTACTTGCATGAAGTTTGTCACCCACCTATTGTCCACCAGAACTTCAAGTCCGCTAATGTTCTCCTCGATGATGAGCTTGCTGTGCGTATGTCAGATTGTGGTTTGGCACCTCTGATGTCATCTGATTCTACAACACAG TTGCAAGGATGCGGCTATGGTGCTCCTGAACTTGAACTGGGAAGCTATTCTTGTCAGAGTGATGTTTATAGCTTTGGAGTTGTTATGCTAGAGCTTCTCACGGGAAGAAAATCTTACGACAG GTCCCGTCCTAGAGGGGAGCAGTTGCTGGTTCGATGGGCTATTCCACGGCTGCATGATATAGATGCATTATCAAGAATGGTTGATCCTTCCCTAAATGGTTCTTATCCATCGAAGTCTTTGTCTCGGTTTGCTGACATAATTTCCTTGTGTATTCAG TCGGAACCTGAGTTCAGGCCACCAATGTCTGAAATCGTGCAGAATCTCCTGCATATGATCTAA
- the LOC107821255 gene encoding protein STRUBBELIG-RECEPTOR FAMILY 3 isoform X3, giving the protein MMRGTYVTILLVFAIFAVQDCKGFTDPRDVFAINSLYTSLGYPLLPGWVPYGLDPCGDKWHGVLCVNSNVTAIVLNDSNLGGELSEGIGSFASIIQINLSNNHIGGSIPSNLPVTVKTLSLSGNQLTGSIPDTISSLGQLSDLSLNNNHLNGVIPDAFQQLKSLINMDLSGNSLSGQLPPSMGNLPSLITLHLQNNQLSGILDVLQDLALTDLNIENNLFSGPIPSKLLSIPTFRRAGNPFNTTIIPSPPVISPSPAPFAVLSPDVAPSQPFTVPSGQGLQHSGGQKSSNSTKHVKVIAIAGLLTLVILGLGVCLLMSRFLKRRRESQKETKRHHAYSSSKGSPKHDHSVQKPYYDAEKGLRPVTGNRKAQGNISMNTSEAVQHKGMKSTTSYTDDDLDSEMESTVSDILPPPPPPFLSALSAERMVVNPILPPITSVRHAMKNVNSAEFFTIASLQQYTNSFSQDNLIGGGMLGTVYRAESPKKLLAVKKLDTAVTRRQSDQEFVGMVSNISGLKHENIVKLVGYCSEHGQRLLVYEYCRYGTLHEALHLDDEIHRKLSWSTRVRIAHQAARALEYLHEVCHPPIVHQNFKSANVLLDDELAVRMSDCGLAPLMSSDSTTQLQGCGYGAPELELGSYSCQSDVYSFGVVMLELLTGRKSYDRSRPRGEQLLVRWAIPRLHDIDALSRMVDPSLNGSYPSKSLSRFADIISLCIQSEPEFRPPMSEIVQNLLHMI; this is encoded by the exons ATGATGCGTGGAACTTATGTAACGATTTTGTTGGTATTTGCAATTTTTGCTGTTCAAGATTGCAAAGGGTTTACTGATCCTCGTGATG TTTTTGCTATAAATAGTTTGTATACAAGTCTGGGCTACCCATTGCTTCCTGGATGGGTGCCATATGGATTAGACCCTTGTGGTGATAAGTGGCATGGTGTGCTTTGTGTCAACTCCAATGTAACTGCAAT AGTACTAAATGATTCAAATTTGGGAGGTGAACTAAGTGAGGGCATAGGAAGCTTTGCTTCAATCATACAAAT AAATCTCAGCAACAACCATATTGGTGGCAGTATACCATCCAATTTGCCTGTTACCGTCAAGACCTT GTCTCTCTCTGGTAACCAGCTTACTGGGAGCATTCCAGACACCATATCCTCGTTAGGGCAATTATCAGACTT GTCGCTGAACAACAATCATCTTAATGGAGTTATTCCAGATGCCTTCCAGCAGCTTAAGAGTTTGATTAATAT GGACTTATCTGGGAACAGTTTAAGTGGTCAGCTGCCTCCTTCAATGGGGAATTTGCCGTCACTTATTACGTT ACACTTGCAGAACAATCAGCTTTCTGGGATCCTTGATGTTTTGCAAGATCTTGCTCTAACAGATTT AAACATAGAGAATAATTTGTTCTCTGGGCCTATACCATCAAAATTGTTGAGCATCCCCACCTTCAG ACGTGCAGGGAACCCCTTTAACACTACTATCATCCCTTCACCGCCCGTGATATCGCCTTCTCCAGCACCATTTGCAGTGCTTTCTCCAGATGTAGCCCCTTCACAGCCATTTACTGTACCATCAGGACAAGGATTACAACACTCTGGAGGGCAAAAGAGTAGTAATTCAACCAAACACGTCAAAGTTATTGCTATAGCCGGATTACTTACCCTCGTCATACTTGGATTGGGTGTTTGCCTTTTGATGTCTCGATtcttaaaaagaagaagagagtccCAAAAAGAAACCAAGAGGCATCATGCATATAGTTCATCCAAGGGGAGCCCTAAACACGATCATTCCGTGCAAAAACCTTATTATGATGCAGAAAAAG GTCTGAGGCCAGTGACTGGAAATAGGAAAGCTCAAGGGAACATCTCAATGAATACTTCAGAGGCTGTGCAACATAAAGGCATGAAGAGTACAACATCATATACAGACGATGATCTAGATTCGGAGATGGAATCGACGGTATCAGATATTCTTCCGCCACCGCCACCACCTTTTCTTTCAGCTCTTTCTGCTGAGAGGATGGTTGTAAATCCAATTTTGCCCCCAATTACATCTGTCAGACATGCTATGAAGAATGTAAATTCGGCAGAGTTCTTCACCATTGCCTCTCTTCAGCAGTATACAAATAGCTTTTCTCAAGATAATCTTATTGGAGGAGGCATGCTTGGCACAGTCTACAGAGCCGAGTCTCCCAAAAAA CTATTGGCAGTCAAGAAACTGGATACTGCTGTGACCAGGCGTCAAAGTGATCAAGAATTTGTTGGGATGGTGTCCAATATATCTGGACTTAAGCATGAAAACATTGTAAAACTTGTGGGTTACTGTTCGGAGCATGGGCAGCGGCTACTTGTGTATGAGTATTGTAGATATGGTACTCTCCACGAAGCATTGCACTTAGATGATGAGATCCACAGAAAACTTTCCTGGAGTACTCGTGTACGTATTGCACATCAAGCAGCAAGAGCACTAGA GTACTTGCATGAAGTTTGTCACCCACCTATTGTCCACCAGAACTTCAAGTCCGCTAATGTTCTCCTCGATGATGAGCTTGCTGTGCGTATGTCAGATTGTGGTTTGGCACCTCTGATGTCATCTGATTCTACAACACAG TTGCAAGGATGCGGCTATGGTGCTCCTGAACTTGAACTGGGAAGCTATTCTTGTCAGAGTGATGTTTATAGCTTTGGAGTTGTTATGCTAGAGCTTCTCACGGGAAGAAAATCTTACGACAG GTCCCGTCCTAGAGGGGAGCAGTTGCTGGTTCGATGGGCTATTCCACGGCTGCATGATATAGATGCATTATCAAGAATGGTTGATCCTTCCCTAAATGGTTCTTATCCATCGAAGTCTTTGTCTCGGTTTGCTGACATAATTTCCTTGTGTATTCAG TCGGAACCTGAGTTCAGGCCACCAATGTCTGAAATCGTGCAGAATCTCCTGCATATGATCTAA
- the LOC107821255 gene encoding protein STRUBBELIG-RECEPTOR FAMILY 3 isoform X2: MMRGTYVTILLVFAIFAVQDCKGFTDPRDVFAINSLYTSLGYPLLPGWVPYGLDPCGDKWHGVLCVNSNVTAIVLNDSNLGGELSEGIGSFASIIQINLSNNHIGGSIPSNLPVTVKTLSLSGNQLTGSIPDTISSLGQLSDLSLNNNHLNGVIPDAFQQLKSLINMDLSGNSLSGQLPPSMGNLPSLITLHLQNNQLSGILDVLQDLALTDLNIENNLFSGPIPSKLLSIPTFRRAGNPFNTTIIPSPPVISPSPAPFAVLSPDVAPSQPFTVPSGQGLQHSGGQKSSNSTKHVKVIAIAGLLTLVILGLGVCLLMSRFLKRRRESQKETKRHHAYSSSKGSPKHDHSVQKPYYDAEKAGLRPVTGNRKAQGNISMNTSEAVQHKGMKSTTSYTDDDLDSEMESTVSDILPPPPPPFLSALSAERMVVNPILPPITSVRHAMKNVNSAEFFTIASLQQYTNSFSQDNLIGGGMLGTVYRAESPKKLLAVKKLDTAVTRRQSDQEFVGMVSNISGLKHENIVKLVGYCSEHGQRLLVYEYCRYGTLHEALHLDDEIHRKLSWSTRVRIAHQAARALEYLHEVCHPPIVHQNFKSANVLLDDELAVRMSDCGLAPLMSSDSTTQLQGCGYGAPELELGSYSCQSDVYSFGVVMLELLTGRKSYDRSRPRGEQLLVRWAIPRLHDIDALSRMVDPSLNGSYPSKSLSRFADIISLCIQSEPEFRPPMSEIVQNLLHMI; this comes from the exons ATGATGCGTGGAACTTATGTAACGATTTTGTTGGTATTTGCAATTTTTGCTGTTCAAGATTGCAAAGGGTTTACTGATCCTCGTGATG TTTTTGCTATAAATAGTTTGTATACAAGTCTGGGCTACCCATTGCTTCCTGGATGGGTGCCATATGGATTAGACCCTTGTGGTGATAAGTGGCATGGTGTGCTTTGTGTCAACTCCAATGTAACTGCAAT AGTACTAAATGATTCAAATTTGGGAGGTGAACTAAGTGAGGGCATAGGAAGCTTTGCTTCAATCATACAAAT AAATCTCAGCAACAACCATATTGGTGGCAGTATACCATCCAATTTGCCTGTTACCGTCAAGACCTT GTCTCTCTCTGGTAACCAGCTTACTGGGAGCATTCCAGACACCATATCCTCGTTAGGGCAATTATCAGACTT GTCGCTGAACAACAATCATCTTAATGGAGTTATTCCAGATGCCTTCCAGCAGCTTAAGAGTTTGATTAATAT GGACTTATCTGGGAACAGTTTAAGTGGTCAGCTGCCTCCTTCAATGGGGAATTTGCCGTCACTTATTACGTT ACACTTGCAGAACAATCAGCTTTCTGGGATCCTTGATGTTTTGCAAGATCTTGCTCTAACAGATTT AAACATAGAGAATAATTTGTTCTCTGGGCCTATACCATCAAAATTGTTGAGCATCCCCACCTTCAG ACGTGCAGGGAACCCCTTTAACACTACTATCATCCCTTCACCGCCCGTGATATCGCCTTCTCCAGCACCATTTGCAGTGCTTTCTCCAGATGTAGCCCCTTCACAGCCATTTACTGTACCATCAGGACAAGGATTACAACACTCTGGAGGGCAAAAGAGTAGTAATTCAACCAAACACGTCAAAGTTATTGCTATAGCCGGATTACTTACCCTCGTCATACTTGGATTGGGTGTTTGCCTTTTGATGTCTCGATtcttaaaaagaagaagagagtccCAAAAAGAAACCAAGAGGCATCATGCATATAGTTCATCCAAGGGGAGCCCTAAACACGATCATTCCGTGCAAAAACCTTATTATGATGCAGAAAAAG CAGGTCTGAGGCCAGTGACTGGAAATAGGAAAGCTCAAGGGAACATCTCAATGAATACTTCAGAGGCTGTGCAACATAAAGGCATGAAGAGTACAACATCATATACAGACGATGATCTAGATTCGGAGATGGAATCGACGGTATCAGATATTCTTCCGCCACCGCCACCACCTTTTCTTTCAGCTCTTTCTGCTGAGAGGATGGTTGTAAATCCAATTTTGCCCCCAATTACATCTGTCAGACATGCTATGAAGAATGTAAATTCGGCAGAGTTCTTCACCATTGCCTCTCTTCAGCAGTATACAAATAGCTTTTCTCAAGATAATCTTATTGGAGGAGGCATGCTTGGCACAGTCTACAGAGCCGAGTCTCCCAAAAAA CTATTGGCAGTCAAGAAACTGGATACTGCTGTGACCAGGCGTCAAAGTGATCAAGAATTTGTTGGGATGGTGTCCAATATATCTGGACTTAAGCATGAAAACATTGTAAAACTTGTGGGTTACTGTTCGGAGCATGGGCAGCGGCTACTTGTGTATGAGTATTGTAGATATGGTACTCTCCACGAAGCATTGCACTTAGATGATGAGATCCACAGAAAACTTTCCTGGAGTACTCGTGTACGTATTGCACATCAAGCAGCAAGAGCACTAGA GTACTTGCATGAAGTTTGTCACCCACCTATTGTCCACCAGAACTTCAAGTCCGCTAATGTTCTCCTCGATGATGAGCTTGCTGTGCGTATGTCAGATTGTGGTTTGGCACCTCTGATGTCATCTGATTCTACAACACAG TTGCAAGGATGCGGCTATGGTGCTCCTGAACTTGAACTGGGAAGCTATTCTTGTCAGAGTGATGTTTATAGCTTTGGAGTTGTTATGCTAGAGCTTCTCACGGGAAGAAAATCTTACGACAG GTCCCGTCCTAGAGGGGAGCAGTTGCTGGTTCGATGGGCTATTCCACGGCTGCATGATATAGATGCATTATCAAGAATGGTTGATCCTTCCCTAAATGGTTCTTATCCATCGAAGTCTTTGTCTCGGTTTGCTGACATAATTTCCTTGTGTATTCAG TCGGAACCTGAGTTCAGGCCACCAATGTCTGAAATCGTGCAGAATCTCCTGCATATGATCTAA
- the LOC142178442 gene encoding uncharacterized protein LOC142178442 codes for MLQTLKDNLTQAQACMKFYADRLRSERILEVGDQVYLKLQPYRQSSIDVRRNMKLCAKYYGPYKIEQKIRSIAYRLQLSLKSQIHPVFHVSQPKRRIGSTIVLAQQPSLCDMEGKVLIQPVAILQRKMIRVNNGVGVKVLVQWANLSEKEVSWEDWSYIKHRFPEFVAQLRP; via the coding sequence ATGCTACAAACACTGAAGGACAACTTGACACAAGCACAGGCTTGCATGAAGTTCTATGCAGATAGACTAAGATCAGAAAGAATACTAGAAGTGGGGGACCAAGTTTACCTAAAGCTACAGCCTTATCGTCAATCCTCTATAGATGTGCGCAGAAATATGAAATTGTGTGCCAAATACTATGGTCCATATAAGATTGAACAGAAAATAAGATCTATAGCTTACCGATTGCAGCTTTCACTCAAGTCGCAAatacacccagtgtttcatgtctcACAGCCGAAACGTCGCATAGGCTCCACCATCGTTCTAGCACAACAACCTTCCCTCTGCGATATGGAAGGAAAAGTCTTGATTCAACCAGTCGCCATTCTTCAGAGAAAAATGATAAGGGTCAACAATGGAGTTGGGGTAAAAGTATTGGTTCAATGGGCTAACTTGAGTGAAAAGGAAGTTTCTTGGGAAGATTGGAGCTACATCAAACACCGATTTCCAGAATTTGTGGCTCAACTACGACCTTGA